In Arachis hypogaea cultivar Tifrunner chromosome 2, arahy.Tifrunner.gnm2.J5K5, whole genome shotgun sequence, a genomic segment contains:
- the LOC112717972 gene encoding uncharacterized protein — MKETSHGYEESELSPPRKRQKDVARGSLAGRSHRHSPSLSEKSNVAPVSDRKTGLISDKDIREEIDKKKKDDLMRFKMMDPSTSGHGAEPVYRDKVKVRVSKKEYLKSKQKVEEKPKKKEIEWGKGLAQKREAEARMKEPFARSRDDPELDNMLKDRLRWGDPMPHLVNKKVLGEGEKMKESGFVVPQLKRGLDAAPYRYGIRPGRHWDGVDRSNGFQKKMFKTTNERQAPDREAYLWSVSHM, encoded by the coding sequence ATGAAAGAAACTTCGCATGGATATGAGGAATCAGAGCTTTCACCCCCGAGGAAACGGCAGAAGGATGTTGCAAGAGGGAGTTTGGCTGGTCGTTCTCACCGTCATTCACCTAGCCTTTCTGAAAAGTCCAATGTAGCACCTGTCAGTGACAGAAAAACAGGTTTGATTTCCGATAAAGATATCAGAGAAGAGATTGACAAAAAGAAGAAGGATGATTTGATGAGATTTAAAATGATGGATCCTTCAACCAGTGGGCATGGTGCTGAACCAGTATATCGTGATAAAGTAAAAGTACGCGTTTCCAAAAAAGAATACTTGAAgtcaaaacagaaagtagaagaAAAGCCAAAGAAGAAGGAAATAGAATGGGGCAAGGGCTTGGCTCAGAAGAGGGAAGCTGAGGCTAGGATGAAGGAACCTTTTGCACGCAGCAGGGACGATCCAGAACTTGACAACATGCTCAAGGATAGATTAAGATGGGGTGATCCTATGCCACATTTGGTAAACAAAAAGgttttgggagaaggtgagaaGATGAAAGAATCAGGTTTTGTTGTTCCGCAATTGAAAAGAGGTTTAGATGCTGCACCATATCGCTATGGGATAAGGCCGGGACGACATTGGGATGGAGTTGATCGTAGTAATGGTTTTCAGAAGAAAATGTTCAAGACAACAAATGAGAGGCAAGCTCCAGATAGAGAAGCTTATCTTTGGTCTGTCTCTCATATGTAA